CAGCTGGGCATCACGGCCGCCTGTCGGCTGACCGGCCGCTCCCGCGCCACGCATTACCGTCGGCTCCGGCCCCCACCACCACGCAGAACACGTGCCCCACAGATGCAGCCGTCGGCCCTGACGGCCGAAGAGCGTTCTGCGGTACTCGAGTTGATGAACGGCGACGAGTACGCCGAGCTGGCGCCCGCGCAGATCTGGGCCCGCGAGCTGGATGCCGGGCGCTATCACTGCTCCGTCTCGACGATGTACCGGATCCTGCGCGAGCAGGATCAGTCCGGTGAGCGCCGACGGCAGGCCACCCATCCCGCCAAGGCGGTGCCCGAGCTGGTCGCCACCGGGCCCTCGCAGGTGTTCACCTGGGACATCACCAAGGCGGCCGGGCCGGCCAAGGGCGTCTGGTATCACGCCTACGTGATCATCGACATCTTCAGCCGGTATATCGTCGGCCACACCGTCGAGCGAGCCGAATCAGCTGTGCGGGCCGAGGAGCTGATCCGCGAGACCATCGCCCGCAACGGCATCGTGCCCCAGACCGTGCACGCGGACCGCGGCACCTCGATGACGTCGAAGAAGGTCTCCCAACTACTGATCGATCTGGGCGTGACGCGGTCGCACTCGAGGCCGAAGGTCTCCAACGACAACCCTTACAGCGAGGCCCAGTTCAAGACCACGAAGTACATGTCGGATTATCCTGAACGGTTCGATTCGCTGGCCCACGCCCGCGAGTGGTTCGACGCGTTCATCGCGTATTACAACCATGAGCACCGGCACTCGGGTATCGGCTGGCACACACCAGCCTCCGTCCACTTCGGGACCGCCGAGGAAGTCCGCGACCAGCGCGCGGTCACCCTCGCCGAGGCATACGCCCGCCACCCCGAACGCTTCGGCCGCCGCCCCAGACCACCCGAGATACCCCAGACGGCCTGGATCAACGACCCGGCCAAACGCAGGGAACCCGCACCACAAACCTCATAGCGTCACGACCGTCTCACTGGACTTGAAATCTTCCGATCGTGCCTCCGTTCGCCGGGAAGTACTTGGCGTGCGCGTACCAGACAGGGGCGAACGTGCAGGCCGTCCTGAACTTGTAGGCGTCCAGCTTGAACTTGGCACCATTCTTCTTGAAGTCGTTCCTCGTGAGCTCGACTCTCAGTGCCTGGCTGAGGTGGCGCTGGAGGATGGAGTCAAGCAGGTTGGTCGCCAGGGCCTGGGCCGCGCTGGTGTGGCCGTCCCGCAACGCGTCCACGACGTCCAGGGCGAAGCTACGGACATCCTGAAGGTCGGGGTGCCTAACCTCTTCCAGGGCATCCTCGCAGCTGTTGACGATGCCATTCCAGCGCTGCCCGATGAGCCGTCTGCGGGCAGCGGCGTCGGGAGCCTCCAGGAGAACCTGAACCGTGCTTGGTCCGGGAACCCACATGAGCGGGATCCCCTCATCGACAAGGAGCGTCTCCATCTCGTCGAGCCTGGGCGCCAGCTCTCGCAGGTTCTCCGGGTAGATACTCCGGGCTGCTTCGGCCAGCGAGGAGAAGACCTGGTGCCAACGCGCGGTCTGGAAGGTCGCAGCTGTAAGCGGTGCGAGGGCCCGTGTGATCGCGTCGTTGAAACCAGTCAGGTCAACCATGTCGAAACGCATGGCCTCTACCGCGGCGGTGAGTTCCGAGGTTGGGATGGCCACACGTGGGACGGCAAGCCCGGCAACGAGCCTTGACAGATGACTCTGCTGCTCACGGTACGGATTGAGGATCGACTTGTAGAAGCCAGACAGGTCCGGCAGGACAATCCGGGAAAGGTCTATTCCTCCGAGCGTCTCGTCCTCCGGCTCCGGCTCCGGCTCACACTGCTTGTTCATGGCCGCATGCTCGCATATCGCAGACAGGGCAAGTCACCTATTTTCGGCAGCATCCAGAGCCCTGCCCTCGAACCACAGACACGGCGTTCCAGTCGTCGAAGGTGCCGGTCATGTAGTGGCCGACGAGCCGGGACCTGCTGTCGGGCTCACCGGCACCGGCATCTTCATCAGCCTCACCTACGGATCCCTCATCGCCTCGTCCGACGGCCACGGCTTCACCTACTGGCTGTTCATCACCATGCTCGTCGCCTGCAACATCGGTGCCTTCTGTGTGACTCTCTACGTCCTCGTCCGCGGCGCGGTCGGGCGCCGTCGAACCTGGGTGGATTCACTGCCCGAGTTCCTGGTCCCCACCGTGGTCACAGTCAAGGACCGCCAGGTCACCCAGATGCTGCCGTTCGACAAGGCTAAGATTTTTCCCTACGCCTACCGACACACCTACGCTCAGCGGCACGCTGACGCCGGCGTCGCTCCCGATGCTCTGCAGTCACTCATGGACCATCGTCAACTGACGACCACCCAGCAGTACTACCGGAACTCTCAGGAATTGCATCAGACGGGCGAGAAACCGCAGGTCGCGAGGTCAGGGCGGGGCCTGACAAGGACTCCATCCTCCTGCAACTTGGCGTCCTGAGCTGGGAGTTTGGCGATCAGATCCCGTCTGATGCAGGATTTGCCCTCTGAAGGGGAGGGTGAAAGTGGGTCTACAGCGACGTGCCGACCTGGCGGGGGCGGCTCAACTGGAGCTGGTCTCCGGGGTGGCCCAGCTGCGTCCACAGGACGCGATGGTCGAGGCGATGGTGCGGGGCTGGAGGGCCCAACAGGCCGCTCGTGGGCTCCGCGAGGACACGGTCACCGCCCGGGAACGACTCGTACGCCGGTTCCTGGAGTACACCAACGAATATCCGTGGGCCTGGGCTCCTGGCCATGTGGACGAGTGGTCACTGTGGCTGACCAGCGAGAAGCACCTCGCGCCGTCCACGATCCGCAGCTATCAGGGCAGTCTGCGCCTGTTCAGCGAGTTCTTGATCGACGGTCGTTACGGCTGGTCGGTGGCCTGCGAGGACGCCTTCGGCACTCACCCGGTGGCCATCTGCCACCGGGTGGAACACCATCGCCCACCTCAATGACTACGAGGGGCGCCCCGAGGCGAGGCCGTTCACCCGCGAGGAGATCCAGCGCTTCCTCGACTACGCCGACGACCAGGTCGAACGGGCGGTCCGGGCCAAGCGCAAGGGAGCCCTCGCCGCCTACCGCGACGCCACCCTCTTCAAGGTCATCTACGGGTGGGGTCTGCGCCGGACCGAGACATCGAAGCTGGATGTGGTGGACTTCGGGCGGAACGCGAAGGCTCCGCAGTTCGGCCGGTACGGCACACTCAACGTCCGCTACGGCAAAGCGAAGAAGGGTCAGCCACCGCGTCGTCGGAACGTGTTGTCGGTGATGGACTGGGCGGTGGATGCGGTCGCCGACTACGTGGAGAACGTACGGCCGCGGTTCGGCTGCGAGGACCACCCCGCGTTGTGGGTGACCGAGAGGGGCGGCCGGGTCAAGCCGGCGGAGATCAATGCCCGGTTCGTCGCCTACCGCGACGCACTGAAGCTCCCGAAGGCGCTGACGGTCCACTCCGCTCGCCATTCTTACGTCACCCACCTCACGGAGGACGGGGTTGACCGGCGGTTTCTGCAGCAGCAAGTCGGTCACGAGAATGACAGCTCTACCG
The sequence above is drawn from the Streptomyces sp. NBC_01591 genome and encodes:
- a CDS encoding IS3 family transposase, producing MDEAFTSVEVQLGITAACRLTGRSRATHYRRLRPPPPRRTRAPQMQPSALTAEERSAVLELMNGDEYAELAPAQIWARELDAGRYHCSVSTMYRILREQDQSGERRRQATHPAKAVPELVATGPSQVFTWDITKAAGPAKGVWYHAYVIIDIFSRYIVGHTVERAESAVRAEELIRETIARNGIVPQTVHADRGTSMTSKKVSQLLIDLGVTRSHSRPKVSNDNPYSEAQFKTTKYMSDYPERFDSLAHAREWFDAFIAYYNHEHRHSGIGWHTPASVHFGTAEEVRDQRAVTLAEAYARHPERFGRRPRPPEIPQTAWINDPAKRREPAPQTS
- a CDS encoding tyrosine-type recombinase/integrase encodes the protein MADEPGPAVGLTGTGIFISLTYGSLIASSDGHGFTYWLFITMLVACNIGAFCVTLYVLVRGAVGRRRTWVDSLPEFLVPTVVTVKDRQVTQMLPFDKAKIFPYAYRHTYAQRHADAGVAPDALQSLMDHRQLTTTQQYYRNSQELHQTGEKPQVARSGRGLTRTPSSCNLAS